The sequence GCGCTGCGGAATCCCGAGATCTGCCGTCGCGCGGTCCCGATCGCCTCGCGGGCCTCACCCTCAGCACGCCGCTCCAAATTCAGAAGGTCCGCCTGCACGGTCTGGAGGCGTCCAGCTTCGGGTTCCTTCTCTCGACCGATCATCGCCCGGACCCGCTCCTCGACGGGGTCCAGTTCCTCGCGAACGCCCCGTGCCGCCGTCTCGACTGCTCGCCCGAGGTAATACCGGCTATCTTCGAAGTGTTTGTTCATACGCCTCCCAACGCCGCCCGCGGAGATAACTGTTGTGTCCGAAGGGACAGAATCCCACCGGGGGATTCTGCCGGCACCGGAACGTCTAACTATTGTTTAGGCATACCTAAAGCCAGGCGACGTCCGAAGTCGCCTGCCCCATCAGTGGTCACCGAGATTTGGTCACCCACCGATCGAGGCCCCACGAAGCGGTCGTTCGACACCCGGAACGACTGACTCACCCACCCACCCCACGTCCAGCATTCGGGGCGACACCCACCGTCCCACCCCCCTCAGGTCGCCCGTTTCGTGGATGCTCCCGCTCTTTACCGTTTCAGTAGCGAGGCTCCAGTTCCTCGATGCCGTCGCGATGGTTCGCCACCCGACCGAACACGAACAGTGCGTCGGAGAGTCGGTTGAGGTAGACCACGATAGATTCGTTGAGAGTCTCGTCTTCGGCCGCCTCGATCACCCGTCGTTCCGCTCGTCGACAGACCGCACGGGCGTGATGGAGTGGCGCGCCCGCGTTCCCGCCACTCGGGATGATAAAGCGCTGGAGCGGTCCGACCTCGGCCTGGGCCTCGTCGATCCAGTCCTCCAGTCGTTCGACGTGTTCCTCGGTGACTACCGGCGCATCGTCCCCGGGGTCGGGATTCGAGAGGTCCGCCTGCACGATATGCAAGTGGTTCTGGACCGAGACGAGACGCTCGTCGAGGTCCTGGTACCCAGTGGGTCGAATCGTCCCCACGAGTCCGTTGAGTTCGTCCACCGTCCCATAGGCCTCGATTCGCGGGCTCGTCTTCGGGACGCGGGACATGTCGGCCAGATCCGTCATTCCCTCGTCGCCACGGCCCGTGTAGATGGTCATATCCCACACTGCGGTTCTCGTCGACATAGATGTTGGCAAGGTCCAAGTCCCAACAGCGTCGACCAATTTGGACGTCTGTAGAGCCCCGTATACAGCCGAAATCGGCCAGTGCAGGTATTTTTCCACCCGAATCCGAGGAAACCAATCACGTGGACGAATTTTTCGTATCGCAGAATACGATTCACTATATAAATGACCGGCGGGGAAACCCGAATCTTCAATGTCTTCGATGAAACACTCCCTCGTATGGCCAGCGACATGGAACACTACTGCCCGGACTGCGCTGCGGATCGGACCTTCAAGAAATCGGCGAGCACGATGGTCCACCTCGGCGAGAAGACGAAGTGGTACTGCACGGAGTGTGACTACCAGCTCATCAAGATCAACGGCATCGATTCGACGGCGACGGCCTGATTCCCGGGCACTGCACATTCTCCGCGTGCCATCTCGAGTGACTGTGTTCAAGCACGAGATTCCCCCTTCGTTCGAACGTTGTCGACTCTAGGTGTCGATCGTTCTCAGATAGGTCCGATTCCACTCACTGACCATCGACGTCGATTCTCACACCACCCTATCGCTGAGCAGATTCCCACATCCGAATTCGACGAAGTGACGACTCCTTGCGGTCCGACTCCTGAATCCGGTCCCGGCAGTATCGAGAGGTATTCCAGAGGAGAAGCAGTGCTCAACCACGCGCAAATAAATCACATGCCGCGATAGCAAACCCGAAATCAGAAAGTGAGCAGAGCACGGCAAACGGACGTCCGCAGCCGAGAGATGACGAAAAATAGGGCATTGGCAGTTGCCCGACAGTTGACGAGGAACCGGCGAAAGTAAATGTTCGATTACACGTCGGCTGGCGTCGCGCGAGCTGCCGTCGATTTGAAGGCCGCGACGACTGGGGCCCCGACCTCGAGGCCGAGACGGTCGACGCTCTCGGTCGTGACGACGGCATCGATCTCGACCCCCGAACCGACGTCCACGGTGACAGTCGCAGTGGTCTCTCGACGGTCGATCGAACTGATCGTTCCCGTGAGCTGGTTTCGAAGGCTGGTTCGGGTCTCGGAAGGGGAATCCGAATCCACCAGCACGACGGCGTCGGCCCGGATGGCGATTTCGACTCGCTCGGCCCTCGCAGGTGCGCGGACGGTGAGAGTGCCTGCATCGGTATCGACGATGGCCAGTTCGCCGTGGCGTTCGACGACCGTTCCGGAGATGACCGATTCCGCGACAGCAGTCACGCCGCCGAGTTCCGATCGCAATCGCTCGAATCGACGAATGAGGGTTCGAGCCTCCTCCGTCAACGCGGTCCCGCCCCCGCCCCGGCCGCCACGACTTCGGCTCGTCAGGTCGCCGAACACCGCTTCGAGTTCCACGACTCGCCGTTGCAGATGGGGGTAGGACCGCCCAAGTTCCTCAGCGGCCTGGGACATCGATCCAGTACGATCGATGGCACGGAGCATACGAACGTCTCGTTCGGTGACCGTCGTCTCGCCATCTGACAGCAATGGTTCGAAACTATCCTCGACAGTCATTGATGGGGTCCGACGGACCGCCCCGGATCGGGAGCGCTCATGTCGGTTTAGTATATCAACTCACCATCGATAAACTTCCGGGTTCGATCGGAGTCGGGATTCTCGAACACTCGATCTGTCGGTCCGACTTCGCTGAAGTCACCATCGAGCAGTACCGCGACCCGGTCGGCAACCCGTTCCGCCTGGTGCATGTCGTGGGTCGCGACGACGACGCCCATACCGCGGTCACTCGCCTCCGTCATCGCCTCCTCGATGATTGCGGTGTTCCGCGGGTCCAGATCGGACGTCGGTTCGTCGAGTAGGAGGACGTCGGGGTCGTACGCCATCGCACGCGCAAACGATACCCGCTGGGCCTCGCCACCGGAGAGTGACGAAGCGTGCTGGTCGACCCTGTCCCCCAGGCCGACGATGTCCAGTGCGTCTACCACCGCTTCGGGCGGTTCGAAGTCTCCGCCGATCGATCGCAATTCGTCCCGTAAGCGATCAGACCATGGCCGTCGTACCCGAAGGCCGTACTCCACGTTTCTGGCGACGCTGGCGTCGAACAGACTCGCATCCTGGAAGACCATCCCGATTTGCCGTCGTAGTTCGAGTCGAGCCGACTCATCCGTCTGCCAGACGTCAACATCGTCGAATAGGACCGTTCCGTCGTCGGGTCGAGTCGTGAGCGAAAGGAGGTTCAGTACAGTGGTCTTCCCAACACCCGACGGACCGATGACGGCGACGATTTCCCCGGGGGTAATATCGAGTGAGAGATCTTCGAGTACGGTCTCGGCACCGTACGATTGGAAGACGTTTCTCGCTCCGATCATCGCTGGCTCACCCCGTCATCCCCGAGGCGCAAGACGAGAGCGTTGACGACGAGGACGAGCACCACCAGCACTGCGCCGAGCACCATCGCCGTCTCGTAACGGCCCTGGCGGGCTTCGAGCTGGATAGCGGTCGTGAGTGTCCGAGTCTTGGAGATGCCCTCCGCACTCGTGATATTCCCACCGACGATGAGTACGGACCCGACCTCACTGATGGCCCGTCCGAACCCCGCAAGGATCGCCGTCGCGATCCCGTATCGGGCTTCCTTCAGGACGACGAGTGCGACGTCCACGCGCGTCCCGCCGAGGGCTCGAGCGGCTTCGGAAACGCTCTCGTCTACCCCACCGATCGCCGCCATGCTGATCGCCGTAATCGGCGGCGTCGCGAGCACGAACTGTGACATGATCATCGCCTCCTTCGTGAACACCAGCCCCAGCGAACCTAGCGGCCCCTGGTTCGAGACGGCGAACAGGACGACCAGGCCGACCACGACGCTGGGAAAGCCCATCCCCGTGTTGATGACCGATTGCACGAACCGCTTGCCCGGAAACTCGGTGAATCCGAGGACGACCGCGACGGGGATACTGAACAGCGTGCTCAGGGATACCGCGACGAGACTCACGTACAGCGAGACGTAGACGATGCTGGGGACGTAGCCCTCCCTAAAAGAGAACTCGAAGACGGTCGGGAGTAGCTGTGCGACTGATTCGAGGGCCACGCTTACCCGTCGGTGGAGTCGCTACTCCAGCCTTGCGGAACGTACTGCTGGAAGTTGGGGTCCTCGGAAACGGCCTCGGGGTAGAACAGCTGTTCGCCGTTCATCGTGTAGTTCGAGATGGCGTCCTGCGCACCGGGACTGGTGATCCACCCGATGTAGGCCATCGCGAGGTCGTAATTGGCATTGTCGTGAACGCCTGGGTTGACCGCCAGGATCCCGTAGGGATTCGCGAGGATCTCCGGTCCATCCTCGATAGGGCCCTGAACGAGAATGACGAGATCGACCTCCGAGCGTTGGGAGATGAACGTTCCCCGATCCGAGAGCGTGTATGCTCCCTGTTGATTGGCGATGTTCAACGCTTCACCCATCCCGGTACCAGTCTCCTGGTACCAGTCTCCACCAGGGTCTGTGCCCGCTGCCTCCCAGAGATTGAGCTCCTTGGTATGGGTTCCGGAGTTGTCTCCCCGGGAGACGAAGGTGGCCCCGGCGTCCGCGATCGCGGTGAGGGCGTCTGTCGCCGAACTCATACCCTGGATGCCCGCAGGGTCGTCCTCGGGCCCGACGATGACGAAGTCGTTGAACATCAGATCGCGGCGGTTGATCCCGTACCCGTTGCGCATGAATTCGTCTTCGAGACCCCGTGCGTGGACCATCACCACGTCGGAGTCACCGTTGCGAGCGGACTCCAGGGCGGCACCGGTCCCCTGTGCAATTGCGTCGACCGTCACCCCGTACATCTCCTCGAAGTCGGAGTGTATCTCGTCCAGCAGTCCCGTGTCGTAGGTACTGGTCGTCGTGGTCAGCGTCAACGTTTCACCGGCCACCGCAGGCTGTTCGCTGTTCGAACCCGTCCCGACACAGCCAGCCGTACTCGCAAGTGCTCCTGCGCCCAGTACCTTGATAAACTGCCGTCGTTGTATCGGCATAGATATGTCGTTGAACCTGTTTCCCAAATACGTTTCGATGGGGAGATAACCATATGAAGTCACGTTGGGAAGTGACGCTACAGACATATTTTCAGGTGAATTGCCGGTATGAGAGATACTGCGGGTATTTCTGTCGTAATCCGAAATCGGAGATGTGAACAAATTCTGTTTCGTCGAGGGGCGACGTTGCGCCGATCGCACTGGGGGACGTTTCTTAGTAGTACAAGGATACTGGCTGTTGGTAGGTAAGTATAAACCGAAGACTCCCGTAGGTGAAACGTATGACGACGGACGAAAAACTCGGCGTCCACTGCGCCGGCGAGGAGTGGTGTCCGATCCAGGCGACGGCGAAACTGCTGTGCAAGAAGTGGCATCCCGTCATCATCCACCGCCTCCTGGACGAGGGACCGATGGGGTTCAACGAACTGAAAGAGGCCGTCGACGGCATCTCGAGTAAGGTCCTCTCGGACAACCTGGACGACCTCGAGGAGTACACCCTCGTAAACCGCGAAGTGGTGAGCGAGAAACCCTTCCGGGTGGCCTATTCGCTGACACCCCGTGGCGAGTCGACCCAGGGCATCATCGACGAGATGCAGACCTGGGGGACGGAGAACCTCACCGAACCCATCGGGACCGCACAGGTCGCCGACTGACTCGGCCGGCACGGGGAGCCGACCGACACGGCCGAAAGACGCCGACCCTGTCGGGAAGAAAATCCCTAAATACGTGCGTGGGTTGGTCAGAGACATGGCAGACGCCGGTGACCGTTTTTGCCGATCCCGAAGCCGAATCGCGCACCGATAGTCTCGCGGAGCTGCCGCCGAGTGCAAAATTGGTCTTCAAGGTTCTCGAGTACGAGGCGCCACTCACACAGTCACAACTCAGAGAGCGGACGAGACTGACCAAACGTACCACGCGGCACGCACTCTCGATTCTCACGGCGGCGGGGGTCGTCATCGAGGAGGTGTACCTTCCCGATGCGAGGATGCGACAGTACCGCCCTGTCGAAGGGGTCGAACGGGTCGAGGACGAGGTGTCCGTCGGTTAGTCGTCGAGCGCCTGCCAGGAGAGTCGGGGATTGCGGGCCGCCGACGTCTGGTCGATGCGCCGAGCAGTCGTTCGGTTCGGTGCCGCCTCGAGGGTCGCATCGTCGTCCCCAGCCGCTGCGTCGAAGGCGTCGGCTAGTTGATCGAGCGTGCGCTTGCTCTCGCTCTCCGTCGGTTCGGTCATGAGGGCCTCCTCGACGATCTCGGGCCACTTCGTCGTCGGCGGATGGACCCCGTAATCGAGCATCCGTTTCGCGAGGTCGGCGGCATCCCTCTCACCGGCGCTCGCGACGAACTCGTGGTGGAAGGGCTCGTACGGCACTTCGAGGTCGATCTGGGAAGCGAGGTAGTTGGCGTTCAACACGGCCTTCGCGCTCGTATCGAGGAGCCCCTCCTCGCCGAGTCGGGCGATATACGCGTATGCCTTGACGAGCACGAGCCAGTTGCCTGCGAAGCCGTGGACCTTGCCGATGGACTGCTCGGGCGTGTACAGTTCGAACCCCCCGTTGGACTCGCGGACGTGGGGGTCCGGCAGGAACTCGGCGAGGTCGTCGACGACCCCGACGGGTCCCGCACCAGGGCCACCGCCCCCGTGTGGGGTCGCGAACGTCTTGTGGACGTTGTAGTGCATGATGTCGAAGCCCATGTCACCCGGTCGGACGCGTCCGAGGAGTGCGTTGAGGTTCGCGCCGTCGTAGTACAACAGCGCGCCGGCGTCGTGGACGATGTCCGCGATGGCCTCGATGTCTCGCTCGAAGAGCCCCAGCGTGTTCGGGTTCGTGAGCATGAAGGCGGCCGTCTCGTCGCCGACGGCGGCCGCCAGCGCGTCCAGGTCGACCCGCCCGTCCTCGCTCGGTATCTCGACGACGTCGTACCCGGCCATCGCCGCGCTAGCGGGGTTCGTACCGTGAGCGGAGTCCGGGACGACCACTTCCGTTCGACCGTCGTCCCCGTTCGCCTCGTGGTAGGCGGCGGCGATGCGGATGCCGGTGAACTCGCCGGCAGCCCCGGCAGGCGGCTGGAGCGTCACCGCGTCGACGCCACCGATCCGGGCGAGGTAGTCCTGCAGGCGATACATGAGTGCCAGCGTCCCCTGGGTGCTCTCCGGCGACCGGTCCGGGTGAACGAGGGCACCATCGACTGCGGCCACGTCCTCCGTGACCGGCGGGTTGTACTTCATCGTACAGGAGCCCAGTGGGTAGGGGCCACTCTCGACGCCGTAGTTCTGCTGTGAGAGTCGGACGTAGTGTCTGGAGAGTTCGGGTTCGGAGACGTCCGGGAGGGACAGCGAGTCACGGGTGAGGTCGTCTGGAAGTGCCGAGTCGTCGATCTCGACGGTCTTCTCGCCCTTTTCCGAGAGCAGCGATTCGTAGACCTCGCCTCCAGCCTCGCTCCATCGTGCCTGATCGTAGTGATGTGTCATCGGGCCACCTCCTGGAACGCGGTGACGAGGTCGTCGACCGACCCCGCGTTCGTCTCGGTCACGCACACCTGTACCTCGTGTTCGCCGATCTCGTGAACGGCGAATCCCTTTGCGTCGAGGTCCTCGACGATGGCGTGTGCCGGCTGGTCAGTGTGGGCGACGAATTCGCGGAAGTGATACCGGTCGTCGACCGGTGCGCGAACCCCAGTGATGCCGTTTAACGCCCCGGCCACCTCGTCGGCGAGGGTGACCATGCGTTCGGCTTTCTCGAGCAGCCCGTCCGGGCCGAGATAGGCGACGTGCATCGCGGTCCGAAGGGCCACCCAGGCCTGGTTCGTACAGATGTTACTGGTGGCTCGTTCGCGTCGGATGTGCTGTTCGCGTGTCTGGAGTGTGAGCGTGTACGCCCGCTTGCCGGCGGCGTCCTCGCTCGCTCCGACGAGGCGCCCCGGCACCTGTCGGAGGAAGTCCTCGCGGGTCGCGAACAGGCCCAGGCCCATCCCGTAGCTCGTCGGCATCCCGAGCACCGACGCGTCCCCGACCACGACGTCGGCACCGACGTCGGCCGGTCGTTCGAGCAAGGAGAGGGCCACAGGGTCGCTCCCGACGACGAAGAGCGCGTCGTTGTCGTGGGCGATGTCGCCGATAGCGTCGAGATCGGGTTCGATCGTTCCCCGCGTCGTCGGATTCTCGGCGTAGACGACGAGCGTGTCGTCGTCGGCAGCGGCTTCGAGTGCGGACAGGTCGACGGTTCCCTGCTCGGTCGTGACGCGCTGGACGTCGAGGTCGGCGCCGGCGCCGTAGTTCTCGAGGACGCTCACGCGTTCCTCGCGGACGTACCCGGGAACGAGGACGGTCGAACCCGACGTCTCTCGCACGCGTGCGGCGAGCAGCGCTGCCTCACCGAGTGCCGTCGCGGCGTCGTACATCGACGCGTTCGCGATGGGGAGGCCGGTCAATTCCACCAGCATCGACTGGTACTCAAACAGTGCCTGCAGGAATCCCTGGGCGACCTCGGGTTGATACTGTGTGTACGAGGTCAGGAACTCCGACCGCCCGGAGATGCGGTCGACGACGCTCGGGACGTAGTGGTCGTAGTGGCCGCGGCCCAGGAACTCGGTCAGGTCGTCGTTCCGGGAGAGAAGACCCGCGACCTCGGTCTTCGTCTCGGCTTCGGTCCGTGATTCGATCCCCAGGTCGCCGTCGAAACGAACGGCTTCGGGAACGTCGAACAGGTCCTCGACGTCCTCGACACCGACCGCGTCGAGCATCGCCGTGGTCTCCTCGGCCGTGTGGGGGACGTATGGGCTTCCGCCAGTCATTCGATCTGGGACGCGTACTCCGATCCGGAGAGGAGGTCGTCGAGTTCTCCCTCGTCCGCCAGTTCCACCTCGAGAAGCCAGCCATCGCCGTAGGGGTCGTCGTTGACGAGTTCGGGTTCGTCGAAGACGCGCTCGTTTACGGCCGTGACCTCGCCGGAGACCGGTGCGTACACGTCCGAGACGGCCTTGATGCTCTCGACGACGCCGAAGTCCTCGCCGGCCTCGATGGCCTCGCCCACGTCGGGGACCTCGACGAAGACGATGTCGCCCAGTTCGTCCTGGGCGAAATCGCTAATGCCGATTCGGCCGGTTTCGGGGTCGATCCACTCGTGCGATTCTCGGTAGTTCAGGGTGTCAGGTACGTCGAAGCTCATTAGTATCCCTCCAGGAACGGGGGTGTCGTGATCGTCGCCTGTTTTGTGTCACCGCGGACGACGACGCGGATCCGTTCGCCGTCCTCGGCGTACGCCGTCTCGACGTAGCCGAGGCCGATCGGTTCGCCCAGGGTCGGGCTCATCGTCCCACTCGTCACCACGCCGATGGACTCGCCGTCTTCGTTTGCCAGTTCGTAGCCGTGCCGGGGGACCCCGCGTTCGTTCAGCGTGAAGCCGACGAATTTCTCGTCGACGCCCTCCTCGGCCTGCTGCTCGAGGGCATCCCGCCCGACGAACTCGGTGTCGAGTTTGACCGTGAAGCCCACCCTGGCCTCGTAGGGCGTCCGGGGTTGGTCGGTCGGATCGAAGTCCTGTCCGGACAGGAGAAACCCCATCTCCATTCGGAGCGTGTCGCGGGCACCCAGCCCGCAGGCCTGGCAGTCGAAGGCGTCCCAGACGGCCTCGGCGTCGTCGGCCGGGAAGATCAGTTCGAATCCGCCCTCGCCGGTGTATCCGGTTCGCGCGATCCAGGTCGAGGCTCCGGCGATGGTTCCATAGGTAGCCTCGAACCGCCCGAGGTCGAGGACGTCGGCATCGGTCGCCTCGGCGACCATCGCGGTGGCGTCTGGCCCTTGCACGGCGACCATCCCGTAGTCGTCGGTCACGTTGACCACGTCGGCAGTGAGCCCCCACTGTTCGGCGTGGCTCGTCCACCGTTCGTGCATCTGTGCGTCGTGGCCCGCATTCGGGACGAACAGGAAGGTCGCGTCACTGCCGGGGGCGTCGGCCGACGGTGCCGTCTCCGGCATCCTGTAGACGACCGTATCGTCGAGGATGACCCCCCGTTCGTCCGTGATCATCGAGTACTGGGCGTCGCCCGGACCCAGTGCCGTCACGTCGTTGGTCGTGAGCCGTTGTGTCAGACGCTCGGCGTCGGGGCCGGAGACCGTTATCTCCCCCATGTGGGAGACGTCGAAGATGCCCGCGGCGGTCCGCACCGCCTCGTGTTCGGCCCGGATGGAGTCGAACTCCACCGGCATCTCCCAGCCTCCGAAGTCGGTAAACGACGCGTCGAGCGCCTCGTGTCGGTCGTGCAACGGCGGCGTCCGCAGGGCCATACCAGAACCGTCGAACGCGCGGAAGAAATGCTTTCGTATCCCGGTCAGGCCGGTGTGTGGTCACACACCAGGCCGTCGGCATGGTCACCCACGGCAACTCGTTCACGTGGAGACGAGCCGGACGATTCGGTCGTCCGTATCGACCGGGTCGCCCCGTCCGTCTCGGTTGCTCGTCGATACGTAGATCCCGTCGTCGGGACCCACGCCGACGGCCCGGAGTCGCCCGAACTCGTTCTCGAGATATCGCTCGTGCTCGACGACGGTCCGACCGCCTTCGTCGAAACGGACCCTGTGGAGACTTCGGCGCCCGCTACCGGGGCTGAACCCGAGCGTGGCGAACAGGAGGTCGCCTCGCCACTCGGAAATGCGGTCGCCGTCGTAGAACGCCCCACCCGAGGGAGCCCACGTTCCCGCCCCGCTCGTGAGGACGGGCGGTTCGAATCCGGACTCGCTGCTGTCACCCCGCACCACTGGCCACCCGTAGTTCGCTCCCGCGTCGATCTGGTTCACCTCGTCGCCGCCGCTCGGACCGTGTTCGATGGCGTACATTGCATCCGACTCGGGGTGCCAGGCGAGTCCCTCGGGATTGCGATGGCCAAGACTCCACACCGGACTCCCCGGAAACGGGTTGTCCGAGGGTATCGAGCCGTCCAGCCCCAAACGGAGGATCTTCCCGGCCAGAGATTCCCGATTCTGAGCGGTCTCCGGCGCGGACGCGTCCCCACTCGAGGCGTACAGGTACCCGTCGGGACCGATGGCGAGGCGACCGCCATCGTGGATCCGTGCTCCCGGGATACCGCCCAGGACGGTGTCGACTCGATTCGCAGTCTCGCCCTCGATTCGGTACCGCAGTATGCGATTTTGCAACTCGTCGTCCCGGTAGGTCTGGTAGACGTAACAGTCGGACGTATCGGGAAATTCGGGGTGAAGCGCGATACCGAGCAATCCGCCCTCGCCTCCGTCGGCAGTGTCCGAGACCGTTGCCAGCCTCGTGTACGCCCCCGACTCCAAATCCACACGGCCGATTCGACCCGGTCGTTCCGTGACGTAGAGACCGCCCTCACCGTCGAAATCGAAGTCCCAGGGGACGACGAGATTCGTCGCGACGATCTCGGTCGAGAGTTCGATTCCATCCGTCGTGGTTGCGGCCTCGGTGGTCTCGGTCGACGCTGCCGTCTCTCCTTCGGTCGTCGGCCCCTCACCCGTCGTACAGCCGGCGAGGAACCCCACTCCCGCTCCGATTGCGGCGAGGAAGGCCCGCCTGGACCGTGTGGTCATCCCCCATAGTTCGCTCCGCCGACATATCAACGTTCGTCCGGTGACCGGCGAACCGCCACCGCTAACACCGACCGCCACGGAGCCGACCCATGGGACTGCGGTCGCTATTCTCGAACACACCGACGGTCGCCCTCTTCGTTGACGGGCCGAACGTCCTCCGCGACGAGTTCGACGTCGACCTCGACGACGTCAGGGATGCTGCCGACGACGTGGGTCGGCTCGTCGCCACGCGCCTCTACCTGGACGCACACGCCCCATCGGGACTGATACAGGCCGCGGAGGCCCGCGGGTACGAGGTCACGATAACGAGCGGCGACGTCGACGTGAAACTCGCCGTCGACGCCGCCGAACTGCTGGTCGACGACCCGCCGGGGGTCTTCGTCATCGCCTCCCGGGACACCGACTTCAAACCGGTCGTGGAGTTGGCAAACCGCCGCGGCGTCCGCACGCTCGCCCTGGCTCCAGGCGAACACGGCCGGTCGGACGCCCTCGGAAACGCCGCCCAGGACGCCCTGACCCTGGACGAGTAGCCTTTTGCCCTCGCCGTGCCGAGGACCGGTATGCGCGAGTTCGAGACGCCAGTCCTCGACGATCACCTCCACCTCGACCCCCGTCACGGGCGCGGCATCGAGGCCGTGAAGGACTTCGCCCGGAGCGGCGGCACGCACCTGCTCGTGGTCAACAAACCCTCCTGGCTGCTGGGCGTCGAACCGGAGACCGGCGAGGACTTCCGGGCGGTCTACGAGGAGACCGAGAGCGTGGTCGAGGACGCGTCTACTGCACTTCGGGGCCGAGCCTGGCCGGTGCTCGGGGTCCACCCGGCGCTCATCTCCAAACTGGTCGACGACCGTGGCTTCGACCCGGAAGGTGCCGCCGACCTGATGAAAGCCGGGCTGGAGACGGCCGCCACGTACGCAGCGGACGGCCCCGCGGTGGCACTCAAATCCGGCCGCCCCCACTACGAGGTCAGCGATGCCGTCTGGGAGGCCTCGAACGACGTCCTCCGA is a genomic window of Halanaeroarchaeum sp. HSR-CO containing:
- the gcvT gene encoding glycine cleavage system aminomethyltransferase GcvT; the encoded protein is MALRTPPLHDRHEALDASFTDFGGWEMPVEFDSIRAEHEAVRTAAGIFDVSHMGEITVSGPDAERLTQRLTTNDVTALGPGDAQYSMITDERGVILDDTVVYRMPETAPSADAPGSDATFLFVPNAGHDAQMHERWTSHAEQWGLTADVVNVTDDYGMVAVQGPDATAMVAEATDADVLDLGRFEATYGTIAGASTWIARTGYTGEGGFELIFPADDAEAVWDAFDCQACGLGARDTLRMEMGFLLSGQDFDPTDQPRTPYEARVGFTVKLDTEFVGRDALEQQAEEGVDEKFVGFTLNERGVPRHGYELANEDGESIGVVTSGTMSPTLGEPIGLGYVETAYAEDGERIRVVVRGDTKQATITTPPFLEGY
- a CDS encoding sorbosone dehydrogenase family protein; translated protein: MTTRSRRAFLAAIGAGVGFLAGCTTGEGPTTEGETAASTETTEAATTTDGIELSTEIVATNLVVPWDFDFDGEGGLYVTERPGRIGRVDLESGAYTRLATVSDTADGGEGGLLGIALHPEFPDTSDCYVYQTYRDDELQNRILRYRIEGETANRVDTVLGGIPGARIHDGGRLAIGPDGYLYASSGDASAPETAQNRESLAGKILRLGLDGSIPSDNPFPGSPVWSLGHRNPEGLAWHPESDAMYAIEHGPSGGDEVNQIDAGANYGWPVVRGDSSESGFEPPVLTSGAGTWAPSGGAFYDGDRISEWRGDLLFATLGFSPGSGRRSLHRVRFDEGGRTVVEHERYLENEFGRLRAVGVGPDDGIYVSTSNRDGRGDPVDTDDRIVRLVST
- a CDS encoding NYN domain-containing protein, which encodes MGLRSLFSNTPTVALFVDGPNVLRDEFDVDLDDVRDAADDVGRLVATRLYLDAHAPSGLIQAAEARGYEVTITSGDVDVKLAVDAAELLVDDPPGVFVIASRDTDFKPVVELANRRGVRTLALAPGEHGRSDALGNAAQDALTLDE
- a CDS encoding TatD family hydrolase — encoded protein: MREFETPVLDDHLHLDPRHGRGIEAVKDFARSGGTHLLVVNKPSWLLGVEPETGEDFRAVYEETESVVEDASTALRGRAWPVLGVHPALISKLVDDRGFDPEGAADLMKAGLETAATYAADGPAVALKSGRPHYEVSDAVWEASNDVLRRALELAAETGVAVQLHTEQTTDLTEVAEWAEDAGLTPERVVKHYASGELEGVTKSVMAEKGYLETAIEADEPFLMETDFVDDPDRPGAVMGPKTVPRRVDWLLEAGHEEAVHTAHVETPETVYGIDTVDTLDE